In one Candidatus Poribacteria bacterium genomic region, the following are encoded:
- a CDS encoding N-acetylmuramoyl-L-alanine amidase: MRQSILSIAILLSSWISYSYAQSSLIRFVDGSGKSLAQAQIIEQDGGLYLPVKTLREAFDPGMKQQYSSLTKRLTLNLKEKQLLLRVGSLSASADSDETKLSLTHPPLIIEGQLMLPLTFFTDLLPKLYDFRVTHNPVIQTIHITEKTAPLPDLSAPEAMEGPAKFLVILDPGHGGADTGYHGSTMRPEKDIVLDLAKQVEEVASRNQVAVLLTRDADFERRPSERIDIAQNNQGKLFLSLHCNTSFSERAAGIHLYISNSLGFTQLERPPTHPNETSQRNITIETLSQEDFLIQSRKFATILQTELEKLSPAPIPLNEIPVATLAAVYMPAVLIEIGYLSNEADEARLVDADNLALLATGIVQAIQTYIAESDQAEETANGR, translated from the coding sequence GTGCGTCAATCCATTCTATCCATTGCCATTTTGTTATCGAGTTGGATCAGCTATAGCTACGCTCAATCCTCGCTAATCCGTTTTGTTGATGGAAGCGGCAAGTCGCTCGCCCAAGCACAGATTATTGAGCAGGATGGCGGATTATATCTGCCAGTTAAGACCTTGCGGGAAGCATTCGATCCGGGGATGAAACAACAGTACAGTTCCCTGACAAAGCGGCTTACCTTAAACCTCAAAGAGAAGCAGCTCCTGCTACGAGTTGGATCACTTTCTGCTAGCGCCGATTCGGACGAAACGAAATTGTCACTCACGCATCCCCCACTGATCATTGAGGGACAATTGATGCTGCCCCTCACATTTTTTACCGATCTGCTGCCCAAGTTATACGATTTTCGGGTCACTCATAACCCCGTAATACAGACGATACACATCACTGAAAAAACTGCACCACTCCCTGATCTCTCCGCTCCTGAGGCTATGGAAGGCCCAGCAAAATTTCTGGTAATCCTCGATCCAGGACACGGCGGTGCCGATACAGGTTATCACGGCAGCACAATGCGACCGGAGAAAGATATTGTCCTTGACCTTGCCAAACAGGTCGAGGAGGTTGCCAGCCGGAATCAGGTGGCGGTCCTATTGACGCGCGACGCAGATTTTGAACGGCGTCCGAGCGAGCGAATAGATATTGCACAGAATAATCAAGGGAAACTGTTTCTCAGTCTGCACTGCAACACCTCTTTTTCAGAACGGGCCGCAGGTATCCACCTCTACATTAGTAATTCCTTAGGATTTACCCAATTAGAGCGTCCACCCACTCATCCAAACGAAACTTCACAGCGTAACATAACTATCGAAACGCTCTCCCAAGAAGATTTCTTGATACAGAGCCGGAAGTTCGCTACGATTCTCCAGACAGAATTAGAAAAGCTCTCGCCTGCTCCAATTCCCCTGAACGAGATACCGGTCGCAACCCTGGCAGCGGTCTACATGCCGGCAGTTCTTATTGAAATCGGTTATCTATCTAACGAAGCCGATGAAGCGAGACTCGTAGACGCCGACAACCTTGCCCTCCTCGCAACAGGAATAGTACAGGCAATTCAGACGTATATCGCAGAATCAGATCAGGCGGAGGAAACTGCCAATGGTAGATAA